The sequence below is a genomic window from Sphingobium sp. EP60837.
CCTGCGGGACATGAAGCGCTTGCTGCCCGTCTCTCTGCCGCGCTGGCCCCTCTTGGCATCGCGCGGAGCCATGTAGCAGCTGGAGGCGGTTCGGACATTGAGCCCTTGGTCAAGGCGGGCATTCCCGTCATCGATCTTCAACAGGACGGTACTAGATATTTCGACATCCACCACACCCCAGACGACACTTTGGACAAGGTGGATCGCGTTCAGCTTCAACAGAATGTCAGCGCCTGGGCAGTTGCACTTTTCGAAACTGCAAACGCACAAGAATCTCTGGGCATTAAGTGAACTTTTATTGTAGACAACACTCTGTCGCGTGATTCCGTCGCTTCACCGACGCAGAAAAGCATTGATTTGTGCAGCGCACACGTTAATGCGGGTCGCTCGCGCCGGTCGTGTTACGAACATGTCAGGCGCGGCAATATGCTATGGGAGCCGTACACAATGAAGAAGATCGCTGTTGTTTTCGCTTCGGCCGGCCTGATGGCCCTCGCCGCTTGCGGTGAGAAGCCGGCCAACGAGACCGCGAACGCTTCGAACGCTGTTGTCGAGAACGTTGTCGAGAACGCCGCTAACGCTGCCGACAACGCCGCGAATGCTGCTAACGCTGCTGACAACGCCGCGAACGCTGCTTCGAACGCTGCGAACGCCGAATAATCTTCGCGCCAGCGAGATTTTCGAAAGGGCGGGCCGTCTGACGGTCCGCCCTTTTTCTATGCGTGCCGCAAATGTCCGGAGAAAAGTTCAGTCAGTGCGGACGCAATGTCGCACATCAGGGTAAGCGCGGCTTTAGCCACCTCGGCAACCTCTAGGATCCGACCGGCATTCGCTGCCTGGATCAACGCTTGCCCTGCGCCATCGCCGATACGATCGGCCCGCCGTAGCGGTAGAGTGACCGCCGAAAGATCGCATTCCGCCTCGCGTCTAAAGCTCCTCCTGACGCCAAAACGGCGAGCTTAGGCTCTCCCTAAGCGCCTGAAGAAAGGCATTCGTCCGCCCGCTCCTGCCCTGGCGAGTATGGAGCAGCGCGACCACGTCAGCCTGTGGTGAAGACCAGCGCGGGAGAACCGCCTGCAATCTCCCTCCTGCAAGGTCATCAGCCACATCCCACTCGCTCCGCACCATGAGCCCAAGCCCCGCAAGCGCCCAATCCCGGACTATTTCGCCATCGTTACTGGACATGCAGGGCTTCACCCGTACCGTTGCGTTGCCCTGCTTGGGATGAACGAAGCGCCAGAGCGTGACATCCTCATTATTCTCCCGAAGCGCCAGACACCGGTGCGCGGCTAGATCATCAGGCTTCAGGATGGGCGGATGATGTTCAAGATAGGTGGGTGAGGCACAAAGAATCCGCTGATTTGGCGCAAGGGTAGTCACCAGCCGATCACTTTCGGGCAGC
It includes:
- a CDS encoding LysR family transcriptional regulator produces the protein MTISTDDLGFFHVIAGAPSLAEAARRLNVTPPAVTQRLRALEARVGVKLIERTSRGLSLTDEGELVASEGALIIGAIDDLSERLASRTSQVRGHLRVAAPYGFGRRYVAPIVQEFSKKHPAVSATLELSDSPIRQMTESWDIIVHIGSLPESDRLVTTLAPNQRILCASPTYLEHHPPILKPDDLAAHRCLALRENNEDVTLWRFVHPKQGNATVRVKPCMSSNDGEIVRDWALAGLGLMVRSEWDVADDLAGGRLQAVLPRWSSPQADVVALLHTRQGRSGRTNAFLQALRESLSSPFWRQEEL